Proteins found in one Microbacterium sp. LWS13-1.2 genomic segment:
- the atpE gene encoding ATP synthase F0 subunit C → MDATTVLAEVSGSIATVGYGLAAIGPAIGVGIVVGKTIEGVARQPELAGRLQVLMWIGIAFTEALAFIGIATGFIFGF, encoded by the coding sequence GTGGACGCAACTACGGTTCTCGCAGAGGTCTCCGGCTCGATCGCGACCGTCGGATACGGTCTCGCCGCCATCGGCCCGGCCATCGGCGTGGGCATCGTCGTCGGCAAGACGATCGAGGGCGTGGCCCGTCAGCCCGAGCTTGCCGGGCGCCTGCAGGTGCTCATGTGGATCGGTATCGCCTTCACCGAGGCGCTCGCCTTCATCGGCATCGCGACCGGCTTCATCTTCGGCTTCTGA
- the atpA gene encoding F0F1 ATP synthase subunit alpha, translated as MADLSISPDVIRDALKDFVAAYEPTGAAATEVGTVVDAADGIAHVEGLPGVMANELVTFGDGTSGLALNLDEHEIGVVVLGEFSGVEAGQQVTRTGEVLSVAVGDGYLGRVVDPLGNPIDGLGEIATVGRRALELQAPGVMQRKSVHEPLQTGIKAIDAMIPVGRGQRQLIIGDRQTGKTAIAIDTIINQKSNWESGDVDKQVRCIYVAIGQKGSTIAAVKGALEDAGALEYTTIVAAPASDPAGFKYLAPYTGSAIGQHWMYEGKHVLIIFDDLSKQAEAYRAVSLLLRRPPGREAYPGDVFYLHSRLLERCAKLSDELGAGSMTGLPIIETKANDVSAYIPTNVISITDGQIFLQSDLFNANQRPAVDVGISVSRVGGDAQVKSIKKVSGTLKLELAQYRSLEAFAMFASDLDAASRRQLARGARLTELLKQPQYSPYPVEEQVVSIWAGTNGKLDSIEVEDVLSFERELLDYLRRNTTILDTLRDTNVLDDDTVAELTKRTDDFILEFQAGKGQAIGKPGHEEVAVAEADDVNQEKIVKGRR; from the coding sequence ATGGCAGATCTCTCTATCAGCCCCGACGTCATCCGTGACGCGCTGAAGGACTTCGTCGCCGCTTACGAGCCCACCGGGGCTGCGGCCACCGAGGTCGGCACCGTCGTCGACGCCGCGGACGGCATCGCCCACGTCGAGGGCCTGCCCGGTGTCATGGCGAACGAGCTCGTGACGTTCGGCGACGGCACGAGCGGCCTCGCGCTGAACCTCGACGAGCACGAGATCGGTGTCGTCGTCCTCGGCGAGTTCTCCGGTGTCGAGGCCGGCCAGCAGGTCACCCGCACCGGCGAGGTGCTCTCGGTCGCCGTCGGCGACGGCTACCTCGGCCGTGTCGTCGACCCGCTCGGCAACCCGATCGACGGACTCGGCGAGATCGCCACCGTCGGACGCCGCGCCCTCGAGCTCCAGGCGCCGGGCGTCATGCAGCGCAAGAGCGTGCACGAGCCGCTGCAGACCGGCATCAAGGCCATCGACGCGATGATCCCGGTCGGCCGCGGCCAGCGCCAGCTCATCATCGGCGACCGCCAGACCGGCAAGACCGCCATCGCGATCGACACGATCATCAACCAGAAGTCCAACTGGGAGTCCGGCGATGTCGACAAGCAGGTGCGCTGCATCTACGTCGCAATCGGCCAGAAGGGCTCGACGATCGCGGCCGTGAAGGGCGCACTCGAAGACGCCGGCGCGCTGGAGTACACGACCATCGTCGCGGCTCCCGCCTCCGACCCCGCCGGCTTCAAGTACCTCGCGCCGTACACCGGCTCGGCCATCGGCCAGCACTGGATGTACGAGGGCAAGCACGTCCTGATCATCTTCGACGACCTGTCCAAGCAGGCCGAGGCGTACCGCGCCGTGTCGCTCCTCCTCCGCCGCCCGCCGGGCCGCGAGGCCTACCCCGGCGACGTCTTCTACCTGCACTCGCGTCTGCTCGAGCGCTGCGCGAAGCTGTCCGACGAGCTCGGCGCCGGCTCGATGACGGGGCTGCCGATCATCGAGACCAAGGCGAACGACGTCTCGGCGTACATTCCGACCAACGTGATCTCGATCACCGACGGCCAGATCTTCCTGCAGTCCGACCTGTTCAACGCCAACCAGCGTCCCGCGGTCGACGTGGGCATCTCGGTGTCGCGCGTCGGCGGCGACGCCCAGGTGAAGTCGATCAAGAAGGTCTCCGGCACGCTCAAGCTCGAGCTCGCCCAGTACCGCTCGCTCGAGGCGTTCGCGATGTTCGCCTCCGACCTGGACGCCGCATCCCGTCGCCAGCTCGCCCGCGGTGCGCGCCTGACCGAGCTGCTCAAGCAGCCGCAGTACTCGCCGTACCCGGTCGAGGAGCAGGTCGTCTCGATCTGGGCCGGCACCAACGGCAAGCTCGACTCGATCGAGGTCGAGGACGTGCTGTCGTTCGAGCGCGAGCTGCTGGACTACCTGCGTCGCAACACGACGATCCTCGACACGCTGCGCGACACGAACGTCCTCGACGACGACACCGTCGCAGAGCTCACGAAGCGGACCGACGACTTCATCCTCGAGTTCCAGGCCGGCAAGGGCCAGGCCATCGGCAAGCCGGGCCACGAAGAGGTCGCGGTTGCCGAGGCGGACGACGTGAACCAGGAGAAGATCGTCAAGGGCCGCCGCTAA
- a CDS encoding large exoprotein, giving the protein MTMDYNDGSGAGALIAWLVLAPFFFLLAIAGYVIGSWFLMKVFDKAGVQGRWRAWVPVYNTLIFVKLGDLNPWWLLALWGGGIVLGWVPVLGSLIGLAAFLYTLLAAWRVGLKLQKEAVWLILYFFLAIVWLGINAFDRSRWNTAIPAAPWAGNFLADKTVWSGIPPQMPAGGYPANPATAPGYGAPAGYQPPAGYTAPPAPPAGYSAPPAPPAGYTPPPAAPAAPAAPVPPPAAPPAAAEPPVAPASAPEAPAAPEPPATEPPAPEAPKQ; this is encoded by the coding sequence ATGACCATGGACTACAACGACGGCAGCGGGGCAGGGGCGCTCATCGCCTGGCTCGTCCTCGCGCCATTCTTCTTCCTGCTCGCGATCGCCGGATACGTCATCGGCTCCTGGTTCCTGATGAAGGTGTTCGACAAGGCGGGTGTGCAGGGGCGCTGGCGCGCGTGGGTGCCGGTGTACAACACCCTGATCTTCGTCAAGCTCGGCGACCTCAACCCGTGGTGGCTGCTGGCGCTGTGGGGCGGCGGGATCGTGCTCGGCTGGGTGCCGGTGCTCGGCTCCCTCATCGGCCTCGCCGCATTCCTCTACACCCTCCTGGCCGCCTGGCGCGTCGGGCTGAAGCTGCAGAAGGAGGCCGTCTGGCTCATCCTCTACTTCTTCCTCGCCATCGTCTGGCTCGGCATCAACGCGTTCGACCGCTCGCGCTGGAACACCGCGATCCCCGCGGCGCCGTGGGCGGGCAACTTCCTCGCCGACAAGACGGTGTGGTCGGGCATCCCGCCGCAGATGCCTGCCGGCGGCTACCCCGCCAACCCGGCCACCGCGCCCGGATACGGCGCCCCTGCCGGCTACCAGCCCCCGGCCGGCTACACCGCGCCGCCTGCGCCGCCCGCCGGGTACAGCGCGCCGCCTGCGCCGCCCGCTGGCTACACGCCGCCGCCCGCTGCTCCCGCCGCACCGGCTGCTCCCGTGCCGCCGCCGGCCGCGCCGCCGGCCGCTGCCGAGCCTCCCGTGGCGCCGGCGTCGGCACCCGAGGCGCCCGCGGCACCTGAGCCGCCGGCGACCGAGCCGCCCGCTCCGGAGGCTCCGAAGCAGTAA
- the atpD gene encoding F0F1 ATP synthase subunit beta, with amino-acid sequence MSLTADKTETAVVGRVARVTGPVVDIEFPHDSIPDIYNALKTTIVIGDESTEITLEVAQHLGDDLVRAISLKPTDGMVRGQEVRDTGGPITVPVGDVTKGKVFNVTGDVLNGVPGETIEVTERWGIHRKAPAFDQLESKTEMFETGIKSIDLLTPYVQGGKIGLFGGAGVGKTVLIQEMIQRVAQDHGGVSVFAGVGERTREGNDLIGEMEEAGVFDKTALVFGQMDEPPGTRLRVALSALTMAEYFRDVQKQDVLLFIDNIFRFTQAGSEVSTLLGRMPSAVGYQPNLADEMGVLQERITSTRGHSITSLQAIYVPADDYTDPAPATTFAHLDATTELSREIASKGLYPAIDPLTSTSRILDPRYIGEDHYRVATAVKQILQKNKELQEIIAILGVDELSEEDKIVVSRARRIQQFLSQNTYMAKKFTGVEGSTVPIKETIESFDAIVKGDFDHVAEQAFFNVGGIADVEEQWARIQKENG; translated from the coding sequence ATGAGCCTCACCGCTGACAAGACCGAGACGGCGGTCGTCGGGCGCGTCGCCCGCGTCACCGGCCCCGTCGTCGACATCGAGTTCCCGCACGACTCGATCCCCGACATCTACAACGCGCTGAAGACGACGATCGTGATCGGCGACGAGTCGACCGAGATCACCCTCGAGGTCGCTCAGCACCTGGGCGACGACCTCGTCCGTGCCATCTCGCTGAAGCCGACCGACGGCATGGTCCGCGGCCAGGAGGTGCGCGACACCGGCGGCCCGATCACGGTCCCCGTCGGCGACGTGACCAAGGGCAAGGTGTTCAACGTCACGGGTGACGTGCTGAACGGCGTGCCGGGCGAGACCATCGAGGTCACCGAGCGCTGGGGGATCCACCGCAAGGCGCCCGCATTCGACCAGCTCGAGTCCAAGACCGAGATGTTCGAGACGGGCATCAAGAGCATCGACCTGCTCACCCCCTACGTCCAGGGTGGAAAGATCGGCCTCTTCGGCGGTGCGGGCGTCGGCAAGACGGTCCTCATCCAGGAGATGATCCAGCGCGTCGCGCAGGACCACGGCGGTGTGTCGGTGTTCGCCGGTGTCGGCGAGCGCACCCGTGAGGGCAACGACCTCATCGGCGAGATGGAGGAGGCGGGCGTCTTCGACAAGACCGCGCTCGTCTTCGGCCAGATGGACGAGCCGCCGGGGACGCGTCTGCGCGTCGCCCTGTCGGCCCTGACGATGGCGGAGTACTTCCGCGACGTGCAGAAGCAGGACGTGCTGCTCTTCATCGACAACATCTTCCGCTTTACGCAGGCCGGATCCGAGGTCTCGACGCTGCTCGGCCGCATGCCGTCCGCGGTGGGCTACCAGCCGAACCTCGCCGACGAGATGGGTGTGCTCCAGGAGCGCATCACTTCGACGCGCGGTCACTCGATCACCTCGCTGCAGGCGATCTACGTTCCCGCCGACGACTACACCGACCCGGCGCCGGCCACCACGTTCGCGCACCTCGACGCGACCACCGAGCTCTCGCGCGAGATCGCGTCGAAGGGTCTCTACCCGGCCATCGACCCGCTGACCTCGACGAGCCGCATCCTCGACCCGCGCTACATCGGCGAGGACCACTACCGCGTGGCCACCGCCGTGAAGCAGATCCTCCAGAAGAACAAGGAGCTGCAGGAGATCATCGCGATCCTCGGTGTCGACGAGCTCTCCGAAGAGGACAAGATCGTCGTCTCCCGCGCGCGCCGCATCCAGCAGTTCCTCTCGCAGAACACCTACATGGCGAAGAAGTTCACCGGTGTCGAGGGTTCGACGGTCCCGATCAAGGAGACCATCGAGTCGTTCGACGCCATCGTCAAGGGTGACTTCGACCACGTCGCCGAGCAGGCCTTCTTCAACGTCGGCGGCATCGCCGACGTCGAAGAGCAGTGGGCGCGCATCCAGAAGGAGAACGGCTGA
- a CDS encoding F0F1 ATP synthase subunit gamma yields the protein MGAQLRVYKQKISSAQTTKKITKAMELIAASRIQKAMARVRASSPFARAVTRAVSAVATHSNIDHPLTVERETIRRSAVVIFTSDRGLAGAFNSQILREGLELAQLLRQQGKEPVFYLIGRKAVGYFQFRRMESAAEWTGDTDTPHFTTAEEIAATLLDAYDRGGDESGVDEIHLVYNRFVSMMTQSPETVRLLPLEVVEAEEQSSAQVYPLYEFEPDAETVLDALLPVYIQSRVFNALLQSSAAKHAATQKAMKSASDNADKLITDYTRLRNNARQAEITQQIAEIVGGADALSSGK from the coding sequence ATGGGCGCACAACTCCGGGTCTACAAGCAGAAGATCAGTTCTGCTCAGACGACCAAGAAGATCACGAAGGCGATGGAACTCATCGCGGCTTCGCGCATCCAGAAGGCGATGGCGCGTGTGCGCGCGTCCTCGCCCTTCGCGCGGGCCGTGACGCGTGCCGTGTCCGCCGTGGCGACGCACTCCAACATCGACCACCCGCTGACCGTCGAACGCGAGACGATCCGCCGCTCCGCGGTCGTGATCTTCACGTCCGACCGGGGCCTGGCCGGCGCGTTCAACTCGCAGATCCTCCGCGAGGGCCTGGAGCTTGCTCAGCTGCTCCGGCAGCAGGGCAAGGAGCCGGTGTTCTACCTGATCGGGCGCAAGGCCGTCGGGTACTTCCAGTTCCGTCGCATGGAGAGCGCGGCCGAGTGGACGGGTGACACCGACACGCCGCACTTCACCACGGCCGAAGAGATCGCCGCCACCCTGCTCGACGCGTACGACCGCGGTGGCGACGAGAGCGGCGTCGACGAGATCCACCTCGTCTACAACCGCTTCGTCAGCATGATGACGCAGTCGCCCGAGACCGTGCGCCTGCTTCCGCTCGAGGTCGTCGAGGCCGAGGAGCAGTCGTCGGCGCAGGTGTACCCGCTCTACGAGTTCGAGCCGGACGCCGAGACCGTGCTCGACGCGCTGCTGCCGGTGTACATCCAGAGCCGCGTCTTCAACGCGCTGCTGCAGTCGTCGGCCGCCAAGCACGCCGCGACGCAGAAGGCGATGAAGTCCGCCAGCGACAACGCCGACAAGCTCATCACCGACTACACGCGCCTGCGCAACAACGCGCGCCAGGCCGAGATCACGCAGCAGATCGCCGAGATCGTCGGCGGCGCTGATGCCCTTTCCTCGGGCAAGTAG
- a CDS encoding GNAT family N-acetyltransferase — MPELAPSTTLDAPHAGATVLDNAPWHALTGPHASFAIGDDLVRRYPEDVAPFVAVRTWDDPGVWTALVDLVGPGTEIGLSGYDGEVPDGWEVVGQGEGVQLVETDALQTRPDAEAILLGAEDAADMLAIVERNQPGPFRPRTYELGRYVGIRREGRLIAMAGERLHPEGWTEISAVAVDAEHRRQGLASRLVLDVAFHIQQRGDRALLHAAASNAGAIAAYERLGFALRRRNRFAAVRTPV; from the coding sequence ATGCCTGAACTCGCGCCCTCGACGACCCTCGATGCTCCCCACGCCGGCGCCACCGTGCTCGACAACGCCCCCTGGCACGCGCTGACCGGCCCGCACGCCTCGTTCGCGATCGGTGACGACCTGGTCCGTCGCTACCCCGAGGATGTCGCACCGTTCGTCGCGGTGCGCACCTGGGACGATCCCGGCGTCTGGACGGCACTCGTCGATCTCGTGGGTCCCGGCACCGAGATCGGCCTGTCGGGGTACGACGGCGAGGTTCCCGACGGGTGGGAGGTGGTCGGGCAGGGCGAGGGCGTGCAGCTGGTCGAGACCGACGCGCTGCAGACCCGCCCCGACGCCGAGGCGATCCTGCTCGGGGCCGAGGACGCCGCCGACATGCTGGCGATCGTCGAACGCAATCAGCCCGGGCCGTTCCGGCCGCGCACGTACGAGCTCGGCCGGTACGTCGGCATCCGCCGCGAGGGGCGACTCATCGCCATGGCGGGTGAGCGCCTGCACCCCGAAGGGTGGACGGAGATCAGCGCCGTCGCCGTCGACGCCGAGCACCGGCGGCAGGGTCTCGCCTCCCGCCTGGTACTGGACGTCGCCTTCCACATCCAGCAGCGCGGCGACCGCGCACTGCTCCACGCCGCGGCCTCCAACGCCGGCGCGATCGCGGCGTACGAGCGCCTCGGGTTCGCGCTGCGCCGCCGCAACAGGTTCGCCGCCGTGCGAACGCCTGTGTAG
- a CDS encoding peroxide stress protein YaaA has product MLILLPPSETKRTGGRPAPLHVGGLALPRLTPQREAVIDALVDLSADADEAARVLKLGPTQRGEIAVNAGLRDAPTMAAIDRYTGVLYDALDAASVSTAGRRWLGAHVLVHSAPFGPVGALDAIPAYRLGASTSLPGIAALRRVWSDPVTAAVEERAPRFVLDLRSEAYVALGPVPSAAASRYVRVVSEGADGAVRALNHFNKHAKGALVRRLAEERPRISSAAGFVRWADAAGLRVRESGAGELELFA; this is encoded by the coding sequence ATGCTGATCCTTCTCCCGCCGTCCGAGACGAAGCGGACGGGCGGCAGGCCGGCACCGCTCCACGTGGGCGGGCTGGCGCTGCCCCGGCTGACGCCGCAGCGCGAAGCGGTGATCGATGCGCTCGTGGACCTGTCCGCCGATGCGGACGAGGCCGCCCGCGTGCTCAAGCTGGGCCCCACCCAGCGGGGTGAGATCGCCGTGAACGCGGGACTGCGCGACGCCCCGACGATGGCCGCGATCGACCGCTACACCGGCGTGCTCTACGACGCGCTGGACGCGGCATCCGTCTCCACCGCCGGCCGTCGCTGGCTGGGCGCTCACGTGCTCGTGCATTCCGCGCCGTTCGGCCCGGTGGGCGCGCTCGACGCCATTCCCGCCTATCGGCTCGGCGCCTCGACGTCACTCCCGGGCATCGCGGCGCTGCGGCGTGTGTGGTCTGACCCGGTGACGGCGGCGGTCGAGGAACGGGCGCCGCGCTTCGTGCTCGACCTCCGCTCCGAGGCCTACGTCGCTCTCGGGCCGGTGCCGTCCGCCGCCGCCTCACGCTACGTCCGCGTCGTGAGCGAGGGCGCCGACGGAGCGGTCCGTGCGCTGAACCACTTCAACAAGCACGCGAAGGGCGCGCTCGTGCGCCGGCTCGCCGAGGAGCGCCCGCGCATTTCGTCGGCGGCGGGATTCGTCCGGTGGGCGGATGCCGCCGGCCTGCGCGTGCGCGAGTCCGGCGCGGGCGAGCTCGAGCTCTTCGCCTGA
- a CDS encoding F0F1 ATP synthase subunit epsilon — protein MPLKVSLVSADAEVWSGEASLVVAKTVEGEIGFMTGHEPVLAILAEGQVRITETSGTKIVANAQDGFLSMEGDDLTIVAGNAALIS, from the coding sequence ATGCCGCTCAAGGTGAGCCTCGTCTCCGCGGACGCGGAGGTCTGGTCGGGTGAGGCGTCGCTCGTCGTCGCCAAGACCGTCGAGGGCGAGATCGGCTTCATGACCGGTCACGAGCCGGTGCTCGCGATCCTCGCCGAGGGTCAGGTGCGCATCACCGAGACCTCGGGCACCAAGATCGTCGCCAACGCTCAGGACGGCTTCCTGTCGATGGAAGGGGACGACCTCACGATCGTCGCCGGAAACGCTGCGCTGATCTCCTGA
- the atpB gene encoding F0F1 ATP synthase subunit A → MIAPIAADAPPEFHGPSIDEFFPEILFEAFGVIPIHRIHLIQFLATIAVVVIFWLGTRRMKVVPGRFQSLVEMGLDFVRVNIGEDLLGKKDAQRFLPILTTMFFMILFMNITGIIPFLNIAGTSIIAVPLTLAIVSYVTFIYAGIKKSPKNFFKNSLFPSGVPWPIYIIVTPIELISTFIIRPVTLTLRLLMNMMVGHLLLVLFFAATQFFIVDLGGWWTTLGAGSLAFGFVFTLFEILVAVLQAYVFALLTAVYIQLAVAEEH, encoded by the coding sequence CTGATCGCCCCCATTGCCGCGGACGCTCCGCCGGAGTTCCACGGACCCTCGATCGACGAGTTCTTCCCTGAGATCCTCTTCGAAGCCTTCGGCGTCATCCCGATCCACCGGATCCACCTGATCCAGTTCCTCGCGACGATCGCCGTGGTCGTGATCTTCTGGCTCGGCACGCGCCGCATGAAGGTCGTTCCCGGGCGCTTCCAGAGCCTCGTCGAGATGGGCCTGGACTTCGTCCGCGTCAACATCGGGGAGGACCTGCTCGGCAAGAAGGACGCCCAGCGCTTCCTTCCGATCCTCACGACGATGTTCTTCATGATCCTGTTCATGAACATCACGGGCATCATCCCGTTCCTGAACATCGCCGGAACCAGCATCATCGCCGTGCCGCTGACCCTCGCGATCGTGAGCTACGTCACGTTCATCTACGCCGGCATCAAGAAGAGCCCGAAGAACTTCTTCAAGAACTCGCTCTTCCCGTCGGGCGTGCCGTGGCCGATCTACATCATCGTGACGCCGATCGAGCTCATCTCGACCTTCATCATCCGGCCGGTCACGCTGACGCTGCGACTCCTGATGAACATGATGGTCGGCCACCTGCTGCTGGTCCTGTTCTTCGCCGCGACGCAGTTCTTCATCGTCGACCTCGGCGGCTGGTGGACGACGCTCGGCGCGGGCAGCCTCGCATTCGGCTTCGTCTTCACCCTGTTCGAAATCCTGGTGGCCGTCCTCCAGGCGTACGTCTTCGCCCTTCTCACCGCGGTCTACATCCAGCTCGCGGTCGCCGAAGAGCACTGA
- a CDS encoding MraY family glycosyltransferase, whose translation MKQYVFTILLTAAVTFVLSWAVWRLSLRYKLYPGIRERDVHTTPTPRLGGIAMFLGVLAAFAVSSQHPYFSIVWAQPQQMYALLGATALIVVVGVLDDLWDLDWMIKLGAQFLAAGVIAWFGQLQIYTLPLGGMTIFSSWASFTLTVFSIVVVMNAVNFIDGLDGLVAGVCLIANVVFFAYSYMVFRDIGSSTYFTLSSLIAAVLIGACIGFLPLNWSPARLFMGDAGALMLGLLMACSAISITGNFDPAMIADNDAFGRSQLLGAFIPILLPVVVVLLPLLDFGLAVVRRMSRGKSPFSPDRKHLHHRMLDMGHTDRDAVLIFYAWTALVSLSVLLMYIGTTLEWPGDYLFGVLYGVVGIAACLVVTFLPSHRRAPRATVAHTPPEPQPDPAPAQEDAR comes from the coding sequence CCTCACGGCGGCGGTCACCTTCGTCCTGTCGTGGGCGGTCTGGCGACTGAGCCTCCGGTACAAGCTGTATCCCGGCATCCGCGAGCGCGACGTCCACACGACGCCGACGCCGCGTCTGGGCGGCATCGCGATGTTCCTGGGCGTGCTGGCGGCCTTCGCTGTGTCGTCGCAGCATCCCTACTTCTCCATCGTCTGGGCGCAGCCGCAGCAGATGTACGCGCTGCTCGGCGCGACGGCGCTCATCGTGGTGGTCGGGGTGCTCGACGACCTGTGGGACCTCGACTGGATGATAAAGCTCGGCGCACAGTTCCTCGCCGCCGGCGTGATCGCGTGGTTCGGTCAGCTGCAGATCTACACGCTGCCGCTCGGCGGCATGACCATCTTCTCCAGCTGGGCGAGCTTCACCCTCACGGTGTTCTCCATCGTCGTCGTCATGAACGCCGTCAACTTCATCGACGGGCTCGACGGCCTCGTCGCCGGTGTCTGCCTGATCGCCAACGTGGTCTTCTTCGCGTACTCCTACATGGTCTTCCGCGACATCGGCTCGAGCACGTACTTCACGCTGTCGTCCCTCATCGCCGCGGTGCTCATCGGCGCCTGCATCGGCTTCCTCCCGCTGAACTGGAGTCCTGCGCGACTGTTCATGGGGGATGCCGGCGCTCTCATGCTGGGGCTGCTCATGGCGTGCTCGGCCATCTCGATCACCGGCAACTTCGATCCCGCCATGATCGCCGACAACGACGCATTCGGCCGGTCGCAGCTGCTCGGTGCCTTCATCCCGATCCTCCTGCCCGTCGTCGTGGTGCTGCTGCCGCTCTTGGACTTCGGCCTCGCGGTCGTACGCCGCATGAGCAGGGGCAAGTCGCCGTTCTCGCCGGACCGCAAGCACCTGCACCACCGCATGCTCGACATGGGGCACACCGATCGCGATGCCGTCCTCATCTTCTACGCCTGGACCGCGCTGGTCAGCCTGTCCGTGCTGCTCATGTACATCGGCACGACCCTCGAATGGCCGGGCGACTACCTCTTCGGCGTGCTCTACGGCGTCGTCGGCATCGCGGCCTGCCTCGTCGTGACCTTCCTTCCCTCGCACCGTCGCGCGCCGCGCGCGACGGTGGCGCACACGCCACCCGAACCGCAGCCCGATCCTGCGCCCGCACAGGAGGACGCCCGATGA
- a CDS encoding F0F1 ATP synthase subunit delta: MGSASTQALAATTAALRAASGVDLDVAGELFAVARAVGDSSQLSGALADSAAPAEARRQAVADVFGKTVKPTTASLLTTAVDQRWSSSDDLIDGIEELAVRAAAVADANADVEAELFAFARTVADNPELELALGRRLGDSAAKGTLVESLLKGRASAGATLIAASLVRQPRERRIRQLLTRATDIVADQRNRAVATVVAAAPLSAAQSERLTAALSKRYGTPVSLNTIVDPTVVGGVRVQIADDVIDASVSARLADLRQRLAG, encoded by the coding sequence ATGGGCAGCGCGTCCACTCAGGCCCTGGCGGCGACGACGGCGGCGCTGCGCGCCGCGTCGGGCGTCGACCTCGACGTCGCCGGCGAGCTGTTCGCCGTCGCGCGCGCCGTGGGCGACTCGTCGCAGCTGAGCGGCGCGCTCGCCGACTCCGCCGCGCCGGCCGAGGCCCGCCGTCAGGCCGTCGCCGACGTGTTCGGCAAGACCGTGAAGCCCACGACGGCGTCGCTGCTGACGACCGCCGTCGACCAGCGCTGGTCCTCGTCCGACGATCTCATCGACGGCATCGAGGAGCTCGCGGTGCGGGCAGCGGCGGTCGCCGATGCGAACGCCGACGTCGAGGCCGAGCTGTTCGCCTTCGCGCGCACCGTGGCGGACAACCCCGAGCTCGAGCTCGCGCTGGGTCGCCGCCTGGGAGACTCGGCCGCCAAGGGCACGCTCGTCGAGTCGCTGCTGAAGGGTCGCGCGAGCGCGGGGGCGACGCTGATCGCGGCATCCCTCGTCCGCCAGCCCCGCGAGCGGCGCATTCGTCAGCTGCTGACGCGCGCGACGGACATCGTCGCCGACCAGCGCAACCGGGCCGTCGCGACGGTCGTGGCCGCAGCGCCCCTGAGCGCCGCGCAGAGCGAGCGACTCACCGCGGCGCTGTCCAAGCGGTATGGAACCCCGGTGTCGTTGAACACCATCGTGGACCCGACCGTCGTGGGCGGCGTGCGCGTGCAGATCGCGGACGACGTGATCGACGCGAGCGTGTCGGCGCGACTGGCCGACCTCCGTCAGCGGCTCGCCGGCTGA
- a CDS encoding F0F1 ATP synthase subunit B: protein MLNALVTYAAEEGAEAHNPLLPAWYDIIWSSVCFIVILVIFWKVALPRMKKLLDERSAAIEGNIAKADEAQRKAEAALEEYTAQLADARKEAGEIRDAAREDGKKIVAEAKETAAVEATRLTTTAHAQIEAERQTALVSLRSEVGTLALDLAGGVIGESLSDDKKAQAVVDRFLAELEESEGAKA, encoded by the coding sequence ATGCTGAACGCTCTTGTCACGTACGCCGCGGAAGAGGGCGCCGAAGCGCACAACCCTCTGCTCCCCGCCTGGTACGACATCATCTGGTCGTCGGTGTGCTTCATCGTCATCCTCGTCATCTTCTGGAAGGTCGCCCTTCCCCGGATGAAGAAGCTGCTCGACGAGCGCTCAGCGGCGATCGAGGGCAACATCGCCAAGGCCGACGAGGCCCAGCGCAAGGCCGAGGCGGCGCTCGAGGAGTACACCGCTCAGCTCGCCGACGCGCGCAAGGAGGCCGGTGAGATCCGCGACGCCGCCCGCGAGGACGGCAAGAAGATCGTCGCCGAGGCCAAGGAGACCGCTGCGGTGGAAGCCACGCGTCTGACGACGACGGCACACGCCCAGATCGAAGCCGAGCGCCAGACGGCACTCGTGTCGCTGCGCAGCGAGGTGGGCACGCTCGCCCTCGACCTCGCCGGCGGCGTGATCGGCGAGTCGCTCTCCGACGACAAGAAGGCTCAGGCCGTTGTCGACCGCTTCCTCGCCGAGCTCGAAGAGTCCGAAGGGGCGAAGGCGTAA
- a CDS encoding DUF4282 domain-containing protein: MTDQTPSAPTPPPLPPQSAADAARGADPDDTGVPTVRGESSEVGNGFFAALFDLSFRTFITRRLASVFYFVGLIAIGIGFIVYFVSGLIGAISIMWFDVGAGISGLVATIIVVPVLTFLAIILLRFVIEAVVALIAIAENTERTAEHTRR; this comes from the coding sequence ATGACCGACCAGACTCCGTCCGCTCCCACTCCCCCGCCGCTGCCCCCGCAGTCGGCGGCAGATGCCGCGCGCGGCGCCGACCCCGACGACACCGGCGTCCCGACGGTCCGGGGCGAAAGCAGCGAGGTCGGCAACGGCTTCTTCGCCGCACTGTTCGACCTGTCGTTCCGCACCTTCATCACCCGCCGCCTCGCGAGCGTGTTCTACTTCGTGGGACTGATCGCGATCGGCATCGGGTTCATCGTGTATTTCGTCAGCGGGCTCATCGGCGCCATCTCGATCATGTGGTTCGACGTCGGCGCCGGCATCAGCGGCCTGGTCGCGACGATCATCGTCGTGCCGGTTCTCACCTTCCTCGCGATCATCCTGCTGAGGTTCGTCATCGAGGCCGTCGTCGCCCTCATCGCGATCGCCGAGAACACTGAGCGCACGGCCGAGCACACCCGGCGCTGA